In a single window of the Thermus amyloliquefaciens genome:
- the ccsA gene encoding cytochrome c biogenesis protein CcsA, with product MTVASLLALVGVVLLALGLFWPRGLFLGAFLYLGAALADALAKGFFSGPAQPALVLGGLLALRSESLFLRPRLAALRRYLVLLAMGLGLFALKALPHPGGNLPLLLTLLHAGAFLVAYLALAVGVGAGAMCALQDLRLRSVPEKALLSAPLWSLKRLEQGYLRVGYLATTLGLGSGMAWAWGYFGSPLALDPKEVSVLLGWLGLTLYFLLEEKLRGYPRMALLLLSYALLLFAFLGAPFLGSRHPSGLGF from the coding sequence ATGACCGTGGCTTCCCTGCTGGCCCTGGTGGGGGTCGTCCTCCTGGCCTTGGGGTTGTTCTGGCCTCGAGGGCTTTTCCTGGGGGCTTTCCTTTACCTGGGGGCCGCCTTGGCCGATGCCTTGGCAAAGGGTTTTTTCTCGGGTCCGGCCCAGCCCGCCCTGGTCCTGGGGGGGCTTTTGGCCCTAAGGAGCGAGAGCCTTTTCCTCCGGCCGAGGCTTGCCGCCTTGCGCCGTTACCTGGTCCTCCTGGCCATGGGGCTGGGCCTCTTCGCCCTCAAGGCCTTGCCCCATCCGGGTGGGAACCTGCCCCTCCTTCTCACCTTGTTGCATGCGGGGGCTTTCCTGGTGGCCTACCTGGCCCTGGCGGTGGGGGTGGGGGCGGGGGCGATGTGCGCCCTGCAGGACCTGCGCTTGCGGTCGGTACCGGAAAAGGCCCTGCTTTCCGCCCCCCTTTGGAGCCTGAAGCGGCTGGAGCAAGGCTACCTGCGGGTGGGGTACCTGGCCACCACCCTGGGGCTGGGAAGCGGCATGGCCTGGGCCTGGGGGTATTTCGGTAGCCCCTTGGCCCTGGACCCCAAGGAGGTGTCCGTGCTCCTGGGCTGGCTGGGCCTCACCCTGTACTTCCTGTTGGAGGAGAAGCTCCGGGGCTACCCGCGCATGGCCCTGCTCCTCCTTTCCTATGCCCTTCTCCTCTTCGCCTTCCTGGGGGCTCCCTTCCTGGGCTCCCGCCACCCCTCGGGGTTGGGTTTCTGA
- the hemA gene encoding glutamyl-tRNA reductase, with the protein MALPLYLVGLSHKTAPLKVRERAALDPAVALPAALSALGKAVVLSTCNRTEIYGVGSPKEAQALLLARGVEAHHLYLKEGVEALRHLFRVAAGLDSLVVGEAQILGQVREALFLARRHGATESLLEKAFQSAIALGKRARSETAIGAGAVSVAYAALDLALAVYGDLTGLAVAVLGAGEMAELFLTHLKAHGVGRVLVVNRTLERAKALAERFGGEAYPLAALPQVLRQVDLVVASAAAPHYLVGPGDLPRRAKPLFLIDIALPRNIDPRVGRLPQAYLYNLDDLERVVEKNLEARKGEVPKVEALIQRAVGDYLEWYAGHRVREAIRALEGLAFKEVMREYPGADPLTWHKEAGRRAHPWIVAVKARTQAFLQGPPCPGECPLLAFRPPRL; encoded by the coding sequence ATGGCCCTGCCCCTTTACCTGGTGGGCCTTTCCCACAAGACCGCTCCCCTAAAGGTGCGGGAGAGGGCCGCCCTAGACCCTGCCGTGGCCCTGCCCGCGGCCCTTTCCGCCCTGGGCAAGGCGGTGGTGCTTTCCACCTGCAACCGCACGGAGATCTACGGGGTGGGAAGCCCCAAAGAGGCCCAAGCCCTCCTCCTTGCCCGGGGGGTGGAGGCCCATCACCTCTACCTGAAGGAGGGTGTGGAGGCCCTGCGGCACCTCTTTCGGGTGGCGGCGGGGTTGGATTCCTTGGTGGTGGGGGAGGCGCAGATCTTGGGGCAGGTGCGGGAGGCCCTTTTCCTGGCCCGCCGACACGGGGCCACGGAAAGCCTTTTGGAGAAGGCCTTTCAGTCCGCCATCGCCCTGGGGAAGCGGGCCCGGAGCGAGACCGCCATCGGGGCGGGGGCGGTGAGCGTGGCCTATGCCGCCTTGGACCTGGCCCTGGCCGTCTATGGGGACCTCACGGGGCTTGCCGTGGCCGTCCTGGGGGCGGGGGAGATGGCGGAGCTCTTCCTCACCCACCTGAAGGCCCATGGGGTGGGCCGGGTTTTGGTGGTGAACCGCACCCTTGAGAGGGCTAAGGCCCTGGCGGAGCGCTTCGGGGGGGAGGCCTACCCCCTCGCGGCCCTGCCCCAGGTCCTGCGCCAGGTGGACCTGGTGGTGGCCTCGGCCGCCGCCCCCCACTACCTGGTGGGCCCCGGGGACCTGCCCCGGCGGGCCAAACCCCTTTTCCTCATTGACATCGCCCTGCCCCGCAACATTGACCCCCGGGTGGGCCGCCTGCCCCAGGCCTACCTCTACAACCTGGACGACCTGGAGCGGGTGGTGGAGAAGAACCTCGAGGCCCGCAAGGGGGAGGTGCCCAAGGTGGAGGCCCTGATCCAAAGGGCCGTGGGGGATTACCTGGAGTGGTACGCGGGCCACCGGGTGCGGGAGGCCATCCGGGCCCTGGAGGGCTTGGCCTTTAAAGAGGTGATGCGGGAGTACCCTGGGGCCGATCCCCTTACCTGGCACAAGGAGGCGGGGCGCAGGGCCCATCCCTGGATTGTGGCGGTGAAGGCGCGCACCCAGGCCTTCCTCCAAGGTCCCCCCTGCCCGGGGGAGTGCCCGCTTTTGGCCTTCCGTCCCCCTAGGCTATGA